The following proteins are encoded in a genomic region of Phaeodactylum tricornutum CCAP 1055/1 chromosome 1, whole genome shotgun sequence:
- a CDS encoding proteasome alpha 1 subunit (Proteasome (alpha 1 subunit (20S)); 20S; NCBI accession BAA96829), with protein MSRDSNYDHHISIFSPQGRLYQMEYCFKAAQSGLTVVAVRGKDSACVVTQKKVPDRLMDPKSVTHIFRLSHKVGCCVTGTMADCKAYIQRARYEAGQWSFDNGYSTPVAVLAKRMADLAQINTQTASMRPLAVIALFIGVDDEKGPVVYKVDCAGHYLPFFATAAGPKEQEAMNFLEKRANDLKEMDTDQTVRTAITCLGHVLGSDFRGSEIEVAQVVGIQGKFQVLSEDQIETHLNAIADDADA; from the coding sequence CAACTATGACCACCATATCTCCATCTTTTCGCCGCAGGGGCGTCTGTATCAGATGGAGTATTGTTTCAAGGCGGCTCAATCAGGTCTGACTGTAGTCGCAGTCCGCGGCAAGGACTCCGCTTGTGTCGTTACGCAGAAGAAGGTCCCTGACCGACTGATGGATCCCAAATCGGTCACACACATCTTCAGACTTTCCCACAAAGTCGGCTGCTGTGTTACCGGAACCATGGCAGACTGCAAGGCCTATATTCAACGCGCTCGCTATGAAGCTGGACAATGGTCCTTCGACAACGGCTACTCCACGCCCGTGGCGGTTTTGGCCAAGCGCATGGCGGATCTGGCGCAAATCAACACGCAAACGGCTTCGATGCGGCCTTTGGCCGTCATTGCGCTTTTCATTGGTGTGGATGACGAGAAAGGTCCCGTAGTTTATAAGGTAGACTGTGCCGGGCACTATTTGCCCTTTTTCGCCACCGCTGCGGGACCCAAGGAACAAGAAGCAATgaactttttggaaaaacgagCCAATGATCTAAAAGAGATGGACACGGATCAAACCGTGCGGACGGCGATTACTTGTTTGGGACATGTTTTGGGAAGCGACTTTCGTGGCAGCGAAATTGAGGTGGCGCAAGTTGTCGGCATCCAAGGAAAGTTTCAGGTATTGTCGGAAGATCAAATTGAAACTCATCTGAACGCCATTGCGGACGATGCGGATGCGTAA